Proteins encoded by one window of Thunnus thynnus chromosome 3, fThuThy2.1, whole genome shotgun sequence:
- the LOC137180068 gene encoding vascular cell adhesion protein 1-like, which translates to MFSLCCAFLAVSLLNSMHDFHVSSCDKNCADKPVFTPSRLVVKFGDPTSAKCLACQHTCPNELFGLEKSVGNATKNGTTISWEVDSLTVWDTSPMCYYTDNDENQCCSTLPVTVYQPPTNVGFSFLNHSGPMTAGHPYTLQCHVQEVAPVGNLNVIFYKGQKELHRLQSNNTEKTPVNETFTLDITPSKEDDGGQYWCEAKLDLGAEGPQTPPVVESGKLTATVYYEPQLKGSSHPDLITVTKGDHLQLNCSAVGNPSPSYNWTLPSASGSPFSDDILTIESVTLEHKGQYTCSVHNNIGTVTVKFNVDVKESYTYIILAVVISVIVLAAIVFVSVYIHLYKHNQMGRYNLRDVFRYRSQHVAVPTGE; encoded by the exons atgttttctctctgttgcgCATTTCTCGCTGTTTCTTTGCTGAACTCTATGCACGACTTCCATGTGTCCAGCTGTG ATAAAAACTGTGCAGATAAACCTGTATTCACTCCATCCAGACTGGTAGTGAAGTTTGGTGACCCAACCTCTGCCAAGTGCTTGGCTTGTCAGCATACTTGCCCAAACGAGTTATTTGGTTTGGAAAAGTCTGTGGGGAACGCTACAAAAAATGGAACCACGATTTCATGGGAGGTTGACAGCCTGACTGTATGGGATACATCTCCCATGTGCTATTATACTGATAATGATGAAAACCAGTGTTGTAGCACCCTGCCTGTAACCGTCTATC AGCCTCCAACAAATGTCGGTTTCAGCTTCCTAAATCACTCTGGGCCGATGACTGCGGGTCATCCGTACACACTGCAGTGTCACGTCCAGGAAGTTGCTCCTGTTGGTAACCTCAATGTGATCTTCTACAAAGGACAGAAAGAACTGCACAGACTACAGTccaacaacacagaaaagacaCCAGTGAATGAGACCTTCACTCTGGATATCACCCCTAGTAAAGAAGATGATGGAGGACAGTACTGGTGTGAAGCCAAGCTAGACCTGGGAGCTGAAGGACCACAGACTCCTCCAGTGGTGGAGTCAGGAAAACTCACAGCAACAGTCTACT ATGAGCCTCAGCTAAAGGGGTCATCACATCCAGATCTGATCACCGTCACGAAAGGAGACCATCTACAACTGAACTGCTCTGCTGTGGGAAACCCCAGCCCCTCCTACAACTGGACGCTCCCATCAGCCAGTGGTTCCCCCTTCAGTGACGACATTCTCACTATCGAGTCTGTAACTTTGGAGCACAAGGGGCAGTACACCTGTTCTGTCCACAACAACATCGGGACTGTCACTGTGAAGTTTAACGTGGATGTCAAAG AGAGCTACACGTACATTATTTTAGCCGTGGTAATATCAGTCATTGTTCTGGCTGCAATTGTCTTCGTCAGTGTATACATCCATCTGTACAAACACAACCAAATGGGGCGGTACAACCTGAGGGACGTTTTCCGTTATCGCTCTCAACA